The DNA window TCGCCAGGGTGACCAGGTCGACGTTGCCCGTGCGCTCGCCGTGGCCGAAGAGGCAGCCCTCGACGCGGTCGGCACCGGCCATCATCGCGAGCTCGGTCGCGGCCACCGCCGTACCCCTGTCGTTGTGGGGGTGCAGCGAGATCACCGTGTTCTCGCGCCGTGTGAGCTGACGGCTGAACCACTCGATCTGGTCGGCGTACACGTTGGGCGTCGCGGACTCGATCGTCGCCGGCAGGTTGAGGATGATCTCGCGGCCGTCCTCGGGCTGCCAGACATCCGAGACCGCCTCGCAGACCTCGAGGCTGAACGGCAGCTCCGTCGAGGTGAAGATCTCGGGGCTGTACTCGTAGCCGATGACCGTCATGTCGAGGTGGTTCTCGCCGTGCTTCATGACGAGCTCGGTGCCGCGGGTGGCGATGTCCTTGATCTCGTCCTTGCCGGCGTGGAAGACCACCCGACGGAAGAGCGGCGCCAGCGCGTTGTAGAGGTGGATGTTGGCCCGCGGTACGCCGACCAGCGACTGCACGCTGCGCTCGATCAGGTCCTCACGGGCCTGGGTCAGCACGGAGATCGTCACGTCGTCGGGGATGTGGTCGCCCTCGATGAGCTGGCGGACGAAGGAGAAGTCGGTCTCGCTGGCCGACGGGAAGCCGACCTCGATCTCCTTGTAGCCCATCTTGACGAGCAGCTCGAACATCTTCATCTTGCGCGCCGGGCTCATCGGGTCGATCAACGCCTGGTTGCCGTCGCGCAGGTCGGTGGAGAGCCACCGCGGCGCCTCGGTGATCACCTTCGACGGCCAGGTGCGGTCGGGCAGCTCGATCGGGGGGAACGGGCGGTAACGCTCGAACGGCATGCCGCTCGGCTTCTGCTGGGTCATGGGGTCCTCGCTGGGTCGGATCTGTGGGTGCGGGGCCGGCGCACGCGATCACTCCGCAGCGAGGGGGTCCGGCTCTGGCTCAGACCTCGCTGCGGCAGCGAAGAAGAAGCTGGCGCATCATGACGCGTTCACCATAGCGCAAGCGCCTCGCCCGACGGCCCGAGTCCCTATGATCGGGACGTGGATCAGGAGGCTGGCGCACCGGCGCAGGTCCGACGCTTGGCGTCCGAGGTGTACGCCGCACACGCCGGCGGCCGGAGCCCCGTCATGGACGGTCCCCTCTGGATCGGAGTCGCGGTCGCCGCCTCCCTGGCGGTGTTCGTCTTCGTCGGCGGCCCCCTGAAGTGGCTGGCTCTGCCCCTGCTCCTGGCACTCGTCGTGCTGCCGCTCTCCGTCCGGTGGGCGCTGGCGGGCGTCAGGTCGGTCGCCGCCTTCCGCGAGGGGCTCCGGGACTAGCGCCTCCCTCCGTCTCGGACGCGCGCTGGCTCCGCGTGCTGGCGTGCGAATGGCCCCGCCGGTGGTGCCGGCGGGGTGTGGTCAGTGGGTATGTCGGGTGTGGGTGGTGTCCCAGGCGTAGGAGTACCCGTACGGGGTGGTCCAGGTGAAGGTCGTCGGGCTGGTGCGGATCACGGTCCAGTCGCCGTGGGTCTTGTACGGGTGGTGACCCCGACACAGGGGTGCGAGGTTGAGGGACTCGGTGTTGGTGCCGTCGAAGTTCTCGAGATGGTCGAGGTCGGCCGGGCGTGCTGGTCGGGTGCAGTGCGGGAACACGCAGGTCGCGTTGGTCAGCACCGCCTGCTCCCGCATGGTCTCGGTCGGTCGGTAGGCGTCCGCCGACAGGTCTTCGTTGAGGTCGATGACCGGGCGGATCGTGACCTTCGTGTTCGTGCCGGCGCACCAGCCCTTCACCTGCTCCACGGACACCGACGACCTGGTGTTCTCCACCCCCGCGGCGCCACCCGTGACGGCGTGCTCGGAGAGGTGCACGTAGATCACGAGCTCCCGCTTCCGCTGAGGCCGCGATTCGTCCTGGGTCCCGAGGTCGAGGGTCAGCTCGCGGCGGGCCAGCGCCCCGGCGGCCATCGACCGGCGGACGTTGAGCGACTCGGTGGAGCCGAGGGCGGCGAGCTCCTTGGCGCCGGCGGCGATCGCGTCGTTGAAGTCGATCGCATCGGCCAGGTCGAGCTCCCCGTCGACGTGGACGGTGCCGTTGAACGACACCTGCTGAAGGTCCACATCCAGGCAGCGTTCGTCGGCGGCCTCCCGGCGCCGCTTCTCCGCGAGCTCCGGGTCGAACCGCCGGACCGCGTCCTCGACGACCCGGTCGATCTGCGCGAACGAACACCGCCCCACGTCGTGCGCGAGATGAGCATCCACGTGACGCGCACCGTCACGGCACAGCGGCTTGGTGGATTGGGCGATCTTCCTCGCCTTCCACACCTGCACCCGACCCGCGGTGACAGCGGCCCAGATCTTCGGGAGCCGGTAGCGGATCTCGACCGCATCCCCCAGGTACGTCCGCCCGGCATCGGTCGACATCCCCAACGCGAGGGCGAGGTCACCGACGCAGAACTCCGCCACCAACGGTGCACCAGGCCCGGCGACGGCGAGCTCGCCCTGGGTGCCGTCCACGGTCGCGGCGTCGTCGATCGTGTCGGTGGGGTTCATGACCGCCCACTGCACGGCCAGCTGCAGCTTGTCGATCTCTGCTTGGTTCACCACGAGGTGGCGGTCGTGGAGCGCGGCCAGCACCTGCTCCGGGGAGTCGTACGACTCCCCGGTTCCGGTGATGTTCTGGCCTTCACTCATAGGTCTAGCCAAGCACTGGCCACCGACATTCAGACCCTGAAAACCCTTGTGTTGACCGGGATGTGGACACTTTCAAGAAATACTTCCGAAGATTTTTCGCGGCCTCCGGTGGGGTGATTACCGGCGGCCGGAAAGCCGGGCGGCGACCGCAACCCACCGCCCGCCGTACCGCGTAGCTGCCTATCGGAGACCAACCCGGGCGGACCCGCAGCCCACTGACAGTTCGCGGTCGTTGAGCTTGTCGAGACCCCCGCACCCGACGTCGGCGGTCGGGTTGCGGGGGTCTCGACGACGCTCGCTGGCGCTCGCTGCTCGACCGCCGGAAAGCCGCGAAGCCGAGCGCCGACCGCAACCCGCCGTCATTGCCTATCGGCGGCCAAACCGAGTCGACCCGCAGCCAGCGCACATCGCCCTGCCTACGCTGCGGGGTCCCGACGACGCTCGCTGGCGCTCGCTGCTCGACCACCGCAAAGCCGGACGCGAGCGTCGACCCGAGACCGCCTCACCCGGCGTAGCTGCCTATCGGCGGCCAACCCGATTCGACCCGCAGCCAGCGCACATCGCCCTGCCTACGCTGCGGGGGTCTCGACGACGCTCGCTGGCGCTCGCTGCTCGACCACCGAAAGCCGGACGCGAGCGTCGACCCGAGACCCGCCGTACCCGCCGTCATTGCCTATCAGCGGACGACCCGAGTCGACCCGCAGCCAGCGCACATCGCCGTGCCTAAGCAGCCCCGTGGGACGCTGAAGCCATGGCGCGTCTGCTGGTCGTCCACCACTCCCCTACGCCGACGGCGCAGTCGTTGACGGACGCGGCGGTGGCCGGTGCGAACGACGACGCGATCGAGGGCGTGGAGGTCGTCGTACGGCGAGCGCTGGAGGCGACCGCCGAGGACGTGCTGGCGGCAGACGGGTACCTGCTCGGGACCACTGCCAACTTCGGGTACATGAGCGGCGCGCTCAAGCACTTCTTCGACACGATCTTCCTCGAGGCGGGTGGGTCGCTGTCGGACGACGGTTCGGCGTCGAGCGCGGGCGGCGGCAAGAAGCCGTACGGGTTGTGGGTGCACGGTCGGTACGACACGACGGGCGCGGTGCGATCCGTGCAGTCGATCGTCGGGGCACTGCCGTGGACCCAGTCGGCCGACGTGCTGACGGTGCTCGGCGACGTCGGCGAGGAGCAGCGCGAGGCGGCGTACGAGCTCGGCGGGACGCTGGCGGCCCTGCTGAGCTGAGCAAGGGTACGATCGCGCGGTCCGGCAACACCGAGGGAGGCTCCGTGCATCGCGTGCGCTTGGTCGTCCTCGCGCTCGCCGCGGCAGCAATCCTGACCGCCTGCGGGGACGGCAACGCGGCGCCCCCGGCGGACAAGAAGGCGCCGAAGCTCGGCGCCTGCCGGGTGCTCGACCCCAAGGACGTCGCCAAGCCGTCCGACTCGACCAAGGCCGTCCCGTGCTCGGACGACCACACCGCCGAGACGTTCGCCGTCGGCGACCTGCCCGACGACTTCGAGGACGTCGACTACGACGACCAGGACCTCGGTGCGTGGGCGTACAAGACCTGCTCGAAGCAGTTCCAGGACTTCCTCGGCGCCGACGACAGCCTGGTGATGCGGACCGTGGTCAGCTGGGCGTGGTTCCGGCCGTCCGAGGCCGCCTGGGACGAGGGCGCCCGCTGGTACCGCTGCGACGTCGTGGGCGGCGGCGAGCAGAGCCGGGAGTACGTCGACCTCCCGACCAGCGCCAAGGGCCTGCTGCTCGGGCGCCCCGACGACCACTGGATGGTCTGCGCCGAGGGCGAGACGGTCGCCGGCTCCGTCAAGGTCCCGTGCACGCAGTCCCACAACTGGCGCGCGGTCACCACGATCTCGCTCGGTGACGCGAAGGACCCCTACCCGGGCGACCGCCTCTCCGAGGTCACGACCCGCGACTTCTGCTCGAAGTCGGTCGGCGCCTGGCTCAGCTACCCCGTGGACTACGACTTCGGCTACACGTGGTTCCACCAGGCCGAGTGGGACGCCGGCAACCGGCGTTCGGTCTGCTGGGCGAAGACCGACCAGTGATCCGGCTCGGCGCGACGCTCGTCCTCTCGGGTGCGCTGCTCCTCGCGGGATGCAGCAGTGACGGGGCCGACAAGCCGGCTCCGTCCCCGTCGCCGACGGCGTCCGCGACTCCGTCGCCCTCCCCCGCCGCGGCCGAGCCGAAGCCGCCCCAGGACCGTGCCTGCTACCAGCTGGACTACACCGAGGCGGTCGCTCCGACGGTCGACGTCGCGCGGATCTCGTGCACCGGAGCCCACACCTCCATGACGTACGCCGTCGGGCCGCTCGACGTCGTCGTCGACGGGCACCTCCTGGCCGTCGACTCGGCCCGGGTCCGCGACCAGGTCGCCACGACATGCCCGGAGCGGTTCGACGCCTTCGTGGGCGGTACGGCGGAGGACCGGCGGCTCAGCATGCTGCGGCCGGTGTGGTTCACCCCGAGCGTCGAGGAGTCGGACGCCGGCGCCTCCTGGTACCGCTGCGACGCCGTCGCGCTGGCCGCCGACGAGAAGCTCGCGCCGCTCACCGGCCGCCTCCAGGACGTGCTCGGCCGGGCGGACGGCCGCGACCGCTACGCCATGTGCGGCACGGCCGCCCCGGGCACGACCGGCTTCCAGCGCGTCATCTGCTCGGCGAAGCACTCCTGGCGCGCTGTGGACACGGTGCCGTTCGCCGCCGGCCGCTACCCGGGCGTGGCGAAGGTCCGCGCCGCGGGAGACGGCCCGTGCCAGGACGCCGGCGCCGCCGCTGCCGACGGCGCCCTCGACTACAAGTGGGGCTACGAGTGGCCGACCGCCGAGGACTGGAAGGGCGGGCAGACCTACGGGCTCTGCTGGGCTCCGGACTGAAGCTCGGCCGCCATCAGCTCGATCAGCTTCTGCAGCCCCTTGAACGGTCGCACCATCACCGTGAAGTCGGTCAGCCGGCCGTCGGCGCCCCAGGTCAGCATGTCGACGCCGTGCACGGTCAGCCCGTCGAGCTCGGCCGTGAACTCGAGCACGGCCGAGTCCTCGGCGTACCACTCACGGACGTAGTCGAGCGTCGGGCCGAGCACCACGACGGCAGCGGAGAGGTACGCCGTGGTCAGCGCCTTGCCGGCCTGCGGCGTGTGCACCGCCGGGGAGCGGAAGACGACGTCGTCGGCGAGCAGGTCACCCAGGCCGGCGGGGTCGCGTGCCTCGGCGATCGCGTGCCACGCGGCAACAGGTGCTGGTCGGGTCATCAGAAGCCCAGCTTGCGCAGCTGCCTGGGATCGCGCTGCCAGTCCTTGGCGATCTTGACGTGCAGGTCGAGGTAGACCGGCGTGCCGAGCAGCGCCTCGATCTGCTTGCGCGAGGTCGTGCCGATCGTCTTCAGCCGCGAGCCCTTCGGGCCGATGATGATGCCCTTCTGGGAGTCGCGCTCGACGTACAGGTTGGCGTGGATGTCGAGGAGGGGCTTGTCCTCGGGCCGGTCCTCGCGCAGCCCCATCTCCTCGACCACCACGGCGATCGAGTGCGGGAGCTCGTCGCGCAGCCCCTCCAGCGCGGCCTCGCGGATCAGCTCGGCCACGAGGATCTCCTCGGGCGCGTCGCTCAGGTCGCCGTCCGGGTAGAGCTGCGGACCCTCGGGGAGCAGGCCGACGAGCAGGTCCTGGAGCAGCGCGACCTGGTCGCCGGACTTCGCGGAGACGGGCACGATCTCGGCCCACTCGGTGCCGGTCTCCTCGCCGAGCCGCTGGATCGCGAGCAGGTGCTCGCCGAGCTGCTCGGAGGTCACCAGGTCGGTCTTGGTCGCGATCGCGACCTTCGTCGTGCGCTTGACCTTGGCCATCTCGTTGACGATGAACCGGTCGCCGGGGCCGGGCTTCTCGTTGGCCGGGAGGCAGACCGCCACCACGTCGACCTCGCCGAGCGTGGTCTTCACCAGGTCGTTGAGCCGCTCACCCAGCAGCGTGCGCGGCCGGTGCAGGCCGGGGGTGTCCACCAGGATCAGCTGCGCGTCCTCGCGGTGCACGATGCCGCGGACGACCGTGCGCGTGGTCTGCGGCTTGTCGGAGGTGATCACGACCTTGGTGCCGACCAGGGCGTTGGTCAGCGTCGACTTGCCGGCGTTGGGCCGGCCGACGAAGGACACGAACCCGCTCTTGTGGCTGTGCCCGTCTTGGGGGGTCATTCGGGTGTCCTTGCGTCGTCGTACTCGGCCCAGATCTGCTCGTCAGTCTTGCCTGCCGCCTTGCCGGCCCGCCAGATGGGGCCGGGGTCGACCGCGCGCGGCTGACGTTGGGCGACGCCGCGCCAGTAGCCCATCACGTCGTACGCCGTGCTCGGCAGCTTGCGCTCGCGCATCAGGTGCTTGCGGATCGCGCGCATCTGCGCCGACTCGCCCGCCATCCAGAAGTAGCCGTCGCCCGATGGCCAGTCGATCGTCTCGACGGCCTCGGCGAGCCTGCTCTGGCCGTCGCCGGGCGGGGTCAGCCAGGTGACGTCCACGCCGAGGGGGAGGTAGGTGGCCAGGTCGTCCGGCACCTCGGCCCAGATCCGCGTCGGGACCGTGGTGGAGGCGGCGATCCGGGCCATCGCCGGCAGTGCCGTGAGGTCCCCGACCAGCATCAGCCAGGCCGCGTCGGCCGGCATCGCGAAGGAGCCCTTGGGCTCGGTGATCGTGACGGTGTCGCCCACGACGTCCCGGGCCGCCCACTCGGTGACCAGGCCGACGTCGTGCACCACGACGTCCAGGGTCAGCTCGGAGCCGGTCCAGGACCGCACCGTGTAGTAGCGGCTCTGGAACTGGCTCGGCACGACCAGCCCGACCCACTCGTCCGGGATGCCGGTGCTCGCGAAGCCGGTCAGCCCCGGACCGCCGAGCACCAGCCGCACCAGGTGGTCCGAGAGCTGCTCGCGCCGGAGCACCACCGCGTCGTACTGCTGGGCCCTCGTGCTCACCGGGCCACGTTATCGGTGCTCAGAAGGTGTGGCGCAGCGGGTAGCCGCTGTTGCCGTCCTCGTCGGTCTTCGTCGCGAGCACGTGGTGGAGCTGGATCTCGTTGCGCTCGAAGGCCAGCCGCGAGCCCGCCATGTAGAGGCCCCACACCCGCGCGGTGCCCTCGCCGACCTCGGCGACGCAGGCGTCCCAGTTGTCGGCGAGGTTCTGGCACCAGGCGGCGAGCGTCTTGGCGTAGTGCACGCGGATGTTCTCCTCGTGCTGCACCTCGAGCCCGGCGTTCTGCACCTCGGTGATGATCTTGCCGGAGCCGATCAGCTCGCCGTCCGGGAAGACGTAGCGGTCGATGAACGCACCGGTGTCGGTCGGCCGGTTGTCGTGCCGCGTGATGCAGTGGTTGAGCAGGCGGCCCTGCGGCTTCAGGTGGTCGCGGATGAAGCCGAAGTACGCCGGGTAGTTCTTCACCCCGATGTGCTCGGTCAGGCCGATCGAGGAGATCGCGTCGAAGCCGGACTCCTCGACGTCCCGGTAGTCCATGAAGCGGACCTCGGCGAGGTGGTCGAGACCCTCCTCCTTGATCGCCTGCTGCGCCCACGACGCCTGCTCGCGCGACAGGGTCACGCCGAGCGCCTTGACGCCGTACACGCGCGCGGCGTGACGGACCATGCCGCCCCAGCCGCAGCCGAGGTCGAGCAGCCGCTGCCCGGGCTGGAGGTCGAGCTTGCGGGCGACCAGGTCGTACTTGGCCTCCTGTGCCTCCTCGAGCGTCGCGTCCGCGGTCGGGTAGAGCGCGCACGTGTAGGTCATCGACGGGCCGAGCACGTACTCGTAGAACGTGTTGGAGACGTCGTAGTGGTGGTGGATCACCTCGGCGTCACGCTGCATCGAGTGCCGGACGCCCTCCATCACCCGGCGCCAGCGCGGCAGGTGCTCCTGCGGGGGCGGCGGCGGGGGCTTGAGGTGCGAGAACCCGAGCCCGCGCACCAGCGTCAGCGCCTCGACGGGCGAGGGGGTGCGGAAGCGCAGGTTGTTCTGCAGCAGCTTCATCGCGTCGTACGGGTCACCCGGGTGCACGCCGTGCAGGTCGAGGTCCCCCGAGACGTACGCGCGGGCGAAGCCCAGGTCGCCCGGCGCGGTCATGATGTAGGACAGGCCGCGCTCGTTGAGGAGGTCGACGTGGATCGTGGCGTCCGGCGGACCGGCCTCGCTCCCGTCGTACGCCGTGAAGCGCACCGGCATCCCTTCGCGCAGCAGTGATCCCACCGCATCTCCGATGCTGATCGTGCTCATCGTCTCTTCACCGCCTTGTCGTAGAGCGTGGTCAATCGGTCCTGCGGGTCGTAGCGACCCTTCACGGCGGCGAGGTTGGCGCCGCCGTACAGCTGGTCGAAGGTCTCGCGGTCGTAGAACGCCTCGCTGTAGAGCGACTTGTGGCCGTCGAGCTCGAGGACCTTCGTCTCGATCGCGCGGTTGCGCGGTCCGTTGGGCGCGTCGGGGCCGACGTGCACGGTGCCCCAGAACCCGGCGTTGACGTACGTCTGGCCCGGCTCCAGCGGGTAGGAGGCCCACTCCCGCGTGGAGACCAACGGGCAGAGCCACACCGGCCGCATGCCGACGGCGTCGTCGAACCACTCGAGGAACGCGGGCAGGTTGGCGACCGGCACCTCGATGTCCTGGATGACCCGCTCACGCAATGGCCGGCCGGCGCGCCGGTCGAGGCGGTCGGCGATCGAGAAGCGCCGGTCCAGGCCGAGCAGCTTCTGGTAGACGTCCGAGCGGCGCCAGCGGCGCGGCCAGATCCTCCGGATCCTGGGGTTCTGGGCACCGAACGCGCCGGAGCACCAGAACCAGTCGGTGTCCCAGCGCCAGAGGTAGTCGTACATCGACAGCCGGTCGGTCTCACGCTGCTGGATGCTCTTGAAGTAGATGTCCTGGCCGACGTAGTCGCTGGTGGCGCCGCCGTCCTCGGTCCAGGTCGCGAGCGTCAGGTAGTACTCCCCCGGCTCGAACGCGACGCCGTCGAGCCCGTCGACCCGCACGCCGTCGTACGACGCGGTCTCGGTGATCTCGGTGATCGTCTTGGCGAGCAGCTCGGCGTCGTCGAAGCGGACGTGCCGCAGCGCGACGTACGCCGGGACCGCCTCGAGCCGGATGCGCAGGCGGGTGGCGTAGCCGAGCGATCCGTAGGAGTTGGGGAACGCGTCGAAGAGGTCGTCGCCGGGCGCGCAGGTCACGACCTCGCCGGCGCCGGTGAACACGTCCATCTCGAGCACCGACTCGTGCGGCAGCCCGTTGCGGAAGCTCGTCGACTCGATGCCGAGCCCGGTCACCGCGCCGCCGAGGGTGATGGTGCGCAGCTGCGGCACGACGTACGGGATCAGGCCGTGCGGCAGCGTCGCGTCGACCAGGTCCTCGTAGGTGCACATGCCCTGGACGTCCGCGGTCCGGGCGTCGACGTCGATGGCGATCACGCCGTCGAGGCCGGAGACGTCCAGGCCCGGCGCGTCGGTCGCCGCGCGGGGGCGGAAGAGGTTGGAGGTCTTCTTCGCCAGCCGGACCGGCGCACCCGCCGGGATGGCGTCGTACGACGCCCGCAGCCGCTCGACCGCTACGTCGTGTGCAGACCAACCGCGCAAACTCACGACACGGAAACTTACTCCTGATCGATATCCAATGTGTTTCCGACCCCGACTAGATGGAGAGTGTCTCCGGAATCACACTGGGTGGGATCGCGCGCCACGACGACGTACCCACGGAAGAGATGGTCGTTCCGAGGGCCGGAGAACGGCCATCTCGCCCGTGGCTATGCCGCCGGTCGGCTACGAGGCCAGCGTCTCCGCGACCGCGCCCCTGACGTCGCCGCGGTGCACGACGACGTCGGCTCCCGCGAAGTCCCGGACCGCGGCGAGGTCGCCGTCGCGCACGGCGTCCGCGCCGGTGAGCACGACGACGGCCTCGAGCCCCTTCGACCCCGAGGCGACGGCCATCGCGACGCAGACGCCGACCGCGGAGACCTGCAGCGACGGCAGGTCGACGGTGGCGGCGGCGTACGTGCGGCCGTCGGAGTCGCGTACGGCGGCGCCCTCGGCGGCACCCGTGCGCGCCCGGGTCGCGCGGGCCAGGGTCACCAGCTTGGCGTCCTCGGCGGACAGCGGGGCGGTCAGGTCAGTCATCGTCGTCCTCGTTCGACTCGGCCTCGGTGGCGACGCGTGCAATGAGCACGGTGCCGATGCGGTTGCGGCGCCCGGTGGCGGCCTCGGCCTCGAAGCGGAGCCCGTGGGCGTCGACGATCGACCCCGGGATCGGGACTCGGCCGAGGTGCTTGGCCATCAGGCCGCCGACGCTGTCGACGTCCTCCTCCTCGACGTCGAACCCGAAGAGCTCGTCGAGGTCGTCGATCGGGTAGCGGGAGGACACGCGTACGACGCCGTCGTCGAGCGTCTCGACCTCGATCTCCTCGGCGTCGTACTCGTCGGTGATCTCGCCGACGATCTCCTCGAGGATGTCCTCGATGGTGACCAGCCCGGCGGTGCCGCCGTACTCGTCCACGACGACCGCGATGTGCTGCCGCATCGCCTGCATCTCGGACAGCAACCCGTCGACCGGCTTGGAGTCGGGCACGAAGTGCGCCGGCCGCATGACCTCGTCGATGCGCTGGGTGAACTCCACGTCCGGTGCCTCGAAGTCGCGGCGCACGATGTCCTTGAGGTAGGCGACGCCGACGACGTCGTCGAGGTTCTCACCGATGACCGGGACCCGCGAGAAGCCGCTGCGCAGGAAGAGCGAGAGCGTCTGACGGAGGTTCTTGTGGCGCTCGATGTAGACCACGTCCGTGCGCGGGACCATCACCTCGCGGGCGATGGTGTCGCCGAGCTCGAGGACGTCGTGGATCATCTTGCGCTCGCCGGACTCGATCAGCGACGACGCCTCGGCGAGGTCGACCAGCTCACGCAGCTCGGTCTCCGTCGAGAAGGGTCCCTCCCGGAAGCCCTTGCCCGGCGTCAGTGCGTTGCCGACCAGGATCAGCAGCTTGGGCAGCGGTCCCAGGATCGCGGTCACGAACGACAGCGGCGCGGCCGACGCGAGCGCCACCCGCTCGGAGTGCTGACGGCCCACCGTGCGGGGCGCGACGCCGATCGCGACGAACGAGATCACCAGCATCACGGCGATCGTGGTCAGGACGGCGGGCCACCACGCGCCGTCGTACGCCTGGTCGATCGTGAACGCGACCAGCACGATCGCCGAGATCTCGCACAGCAGCCGCATGAAGAGCGCGGTGTTGAGGTAGCGCGGCGGGTCCTCGAGCAGCGCGACCAGCCGGCGTGAGCCGGGACGGTTGTCGTCGGCCAGCTCCTCGGCGCGCGCCTTGGAGAACGACCCGAGCGCGGCGTCGGCGGCCGAGAAGAGACCGGCGAGCACGACCAGGGCGGCGGCCGCGATCAGCAGCCAGACGTCGGTCCCGCTCACTGGAGACGCCAGGCCGCCAGGAGCTCGTCCTGGAGACCGAACATCTCCTTGTGCTCCTCCGGCTCCGCGTGGTCGTAGCCCAGCAGGTGCAGGATCCCGTGGACGGTCAGCAGCTCGATCTCGGCCTCGGTGCCGTGGCCGGCGGTCTCGCCCTGCTTCTCGGCGATGTCGGGGCACAGCACCAGGTCGCCGAGCACGCCCTCCTCGGGCTCCTCGTTGACCAGGCCGGGGCGCAGCTCGTCCATGGGGAACGCCAGCACGTCGGTCGGGCCCTGCTTGTCCATCCACTGCTCGTTGAGCTGCGCGATGGTCGGCTCGTCGACGGCCTTGATGCACAGCTCGGCCATCGGGTGCACGCGCATCCGGTCCATCACGAAGCGGCTGAGCCGGGCCAGGCGGTCGACGTCGAGCTCGCGGCCCGACTCGTTGAGGATCTCGATCGTCATGGTCGGGTCTGGCGGAGGTCGGCGCGGGCGTCGTGCTCGTCGTAGGCCTCGACGATCTTGCCCACCAGCTTGTGGCGTACGACGTCGGACGCGGTCAGCCGGTTGAAGGAGATGTCCTCCACCTCGTCGAGGATCTCCTCCACCGCGCGCAGGCCGGACTTCTGGCCGCTGGGCAGGTCGGTCTGCGTGACGTCGCCGGTGACGACGATCTTGGAGCCGAAGCCCAACCGGGTCAGGAACATCTTCATCTGCTCGGGCGTCGTGTTCTGCGCCTCGTCGAGGATGATGAACGAGTCGTTGAGCGAGCGACCGCGCAGGAACGCCAGGGGCGCGACCTCGATGGTGCCGGCGGCCATCAGCTTGGGGATCAGCTCGGGGTCGAGCATGTCGTGCA is part of the Nocardioides conyzicola genome and encodes:
- a CDS encoding cyclopropane-fatty-acyl-phospholipid synthase family protein, translating into MSTISIGDAVGSLLREGMPVRFTAYDGSEAGPPDATIHVDLLNERGLSYIMTAPGDLGFARAYVSGDLDLHGVHPGDPYDAMKLLQNNLRFRTPSPVEALTLVRGLGFSHLKPPPPPPQEHLPRWRRVMEGVRHSMQRDAEVIHHHYDVSNTFYEYVLGPSMTYTCALYPTADATLEEAQEAKYDLVARKLDLQPGQRLLDLGCGWGGMVRHAARVYGVKALGVTLSREQASWAQQAIKEEGLDHLAEVRFMDYRDVEESGFDAISSIGLTEHIGVKNYPAYFGFIRDHLKPQGRLLNHCITRHDNRPTDTGAFIDRYVFPDGELIGSGKIITEVQNAGLEVQHEENIRVHYAKTLAAWCQNLADNWDACVAEVGEGTARVWGLYMAGSRLAFERNEIQLHHVLATKTDEDGNSGYPLRHTF
- a CDS encoding FAD-binding oxidoreductase, whose protein sequence is MSLRGWSAHDVAVERLRASYDAIPAGAPVRLAKKTSNLFRPRAATDAPGLDVSGLDGVIAIDVDARTADVQGMCTYEDLVDATLPHGLIPYVVPQLRTITLGGAVTGLGIESTSFRNGLPHESVLEMDVFTGAGEVVTCAPGDDLFDAFPNSYGSLGYATRLRIRLEAVPAYVALRHVRFDDAELLAKTITEITETASYDGVRVDGLDGVAFEPGEYYLTLATWTEDGGATSDYVGQDIYFKSIQQRETDRLSMYDYLWRWDTDWFWCSGAFGAQNPRIRRIWPRRWRRSDVYQKLLGLDRRFSIADRLDRRAGRPLRERVIQDIEVPVANLPAFLEWFDDAVGMRPVWLCPLVSTREWASYPLEPGQTYVNAGFWGTVHVGPDAPNGPRNRAIETKVLELDGHKSLYSEAFYDRETFDQLYGGANLAAVKGRYDPQDRLTTLYDKAVKRR
- a CDS encoding cytidine deaminase, which translates into the protein MTDLTAPLSAEDAKLVTLARATRARTGAAEGAAVRDSDGRTYAAATVDLPSLQVSAVGVCVAMAVASGSKGLEAVVVLTGADAVRDGDLAAVRDFAGADVVVHRGDVRGAVAETLAS
- a CDS encoding hemolysin family protein gives rise to the protein MSGTDVWLLIAAAALVVLAGLFSAADAALGSFSKARAEELADDNRPGSRRLVALLEDPPRYLNTALFMRLLCEISAIVLVAFTIDQAYDGAWWPAVLTTIAVMLVISFVAIGVAPRTVGRQHSERVALASAAPLSFVTAILGPLPKLLILVGNALTPGKGFREGPFSTETELRELVDLAEASSLIESGERKMIHDVLELGDTIAREVMVPRTDVVYIERHKNLRQTLSLFLRSGFSRVPVIGENLDDVVGVAYLKDIVRRDFEAPDVEFTQRIDEVMRPAHFVPDSKPVDGLLSEMQAMRQHIAVVVDEYGGTAGLVTIEDILEEIVGEITDEYDAEEIEVETLDDGVVRVSSRYPIDDLDELFGFDVEEEDVDSVGGLMAKHLGRVPIPGSIVDAHGLRFEAEAATGRRNRIGTVLIARVATEAESNEDDDD
- the ybeY gene encoding rRNA maturation RNase YbeY gives rise to the protein MTIEILNESGRELDVDRLARLSRFVMDRMRVHPMAELCIKAVDEPTIAQLNEQWMDKQGPTDVLAFPMDELRPGLVNEEPEEGVLGDLVLCPDIAEKQGETAGHGTEAEIELLTVHGILHLLGYDHAEPEEHKEMFGLQDELLAAWRLQ